The DNA region AACCGCTATGATATCATCGGTGAATGCAGCCCCCATTAAAATTGATGAAACGTCTCTATCTGGCCTTTCACGCATTATAACCCCACTAGTAACCTCTATTGCCGTATTGCCTAAAACAGCGCCTGCAAAAATTGCCGCCGCGAGGCCATAGCCTCCAAAGTAGTAAACAGTCAAAAAGCCGAAGAGGAAGGAAAAAGCCACTCCAAAAGAAGCCACAACAACTGCTTTTACTTTATTGATGGCTATTGTGGCAAAATTGCTCGTCAATCCGGTGTAGAGCATCATCATGATTAAACCAAACTCCGAGAGAACCTTGAGTTCATTGCTTGGTGTAATGATGTTGAGTACAAAGGGACCCAAGATAATGCCCGTTAAAACGTGAGCAATGATTGGGTGTATCTCTTTCTTTTCAAATAGCCACTCAATGCTTTTTGCAAAAACTAGGAGAATCGATAGGTCTAAGATGTAGTTCAACTCACACCCTCCTACCCAACAGTGCTACAGCTATCCAAAGAATCATCAGGACTATTGCAAGGAGCATAGCTATCGTAGCACCCTTTTGAGTTCCAAAGACTATTGGAATGGGGCCTATCATTATAACCCCTCCAGTTTCAACATCCACATTAGACTCGCCGCTAAGTGCGCTCATCATTGTGCCGATAAAGACCATTAAGAAACCCGTGAATATCAGCACTATTCCCGCTATTACTAGAAGCTCTCCCCTCATGGTTCATCACTTAAGGTTTAAGCACTCCTTTTTAAAACTTTAACCCAAAGGATTATTAAACATCAGATAGCTAAAATTTTGAGGAATATGTTGGTGCTGGTGGATTTAGACGATACCCTTTGCAACACATGGGAGGCAGCAAAATATAGCGTCTTAAGGCTCTTGCCTCACTTACTGAAAAAGAGGAAGATTAGAGCGCTCATATATATCCTAACTCAGCGGTATAAAGAGTTAGAGCAGTCAAAAGAGCTCCACATTCTGGATTTGGATAAGCTATTGGAACAGTTCATGGAAAGGGTTTATAGAAAAGTTTCGGAGAAAGACTTAGATGAAATGCTTGATTTGGTCGATAGGACATTTTTCTCAAATCTAAAGCTCTATCCGGATGCAAAAGACTTTCTGGAAGGCTTAAGGGAGATGGGAGCGAAGATAGTCCTCATAACTGATTCTTCATCATACTGGCAGAGAAAGAAGCTCGAGTATTTGGACATCAAAGACTATTTCGATGCTCTAATAATAAGCGGCGAGACTGGAATAAGCAAGCTTGATCCCCACAACTTCTTTTTGGCGAAGAAGATGTTTCCAAGGGAAGACGAAATTTACATGGTAGGGGATAGAGATGAGACCGACATGAAAGGAGGCAAGACTATTGGAGCAACAACTATACTTGTAAAGAGAGGCTACTTTCAAGCCAGACGGCCGGAGTATGCAGACTACATAGTGGGAGACCT from Palaeococcus pacificus DY20341 includes:
- a CDS encoding TIGR00304 family membrane protein codes for the protein MRGELLVIAGIVLIFTGFLMVFIGTMMSALSGESNVDVETGGVIMIGPIPIVFGTQKGATIAMLLAIVLMILWIAVALLGRRV
- a CDS encoding HAD family hydrolase, with the translated sequence MLVLVDLDDTLCNTWEAAKYSVLRLLPHLLKKRKIRALIYILTQRYKELEQSKELHILDLDKLLEQFMERVYRKVSEKDLDEMLDLVDRTFFSNLKLYPDAKDFLEGLREMGAKIVLITDSSSYWQRKKLEYLDIKDYFDALIISGETGISKLDPHNFFLAKKMFPREDEIYMVGDRDETDMKGGKTIGATTILVKRGYFQARRPEYADYIVGDLREALEVIKREHEKRA